From Pyrenophora tritici-repentis strain M4 chromosome 1, whole genome shotgun sequence, the proteins below share one genomic window:
- a CDS encoding Alpha-glucosidase, family 31 glycosyl hydrolase, producing MSKARYNFKTRPVAHPDAIVAGDKYRFTILTDGLLRFEWAEDGRFEDRASTFAINRKLAVPDFYVWDRGHGIEIVTKRFHVVYDKKKFSAEGLKIHLKGNVTGTWTYGQQVSNLGGTTRTLDGVNGRANIGPGILSREGMTPLDDTKSMLFEDNGWIAGRRGGDRSDHYIFMYGRDYREAMRAFYAVSGSQPLLPRYALGNWWSRYHAYDEKEYLALHDHFEKDDVPMNVAVVDMDWHLVWDIPGGYNGWTGYTWNKKLFPDPDAFMKKLHDRGMRLTLNLHPADGFRPFEDQYPEVAKYLGIDPASKQTIPFDCTDKKFMDAYFDVVHHDHEKRGVDFWWVDWQQGNTSKIPGVDPLWVLNHFHFLDSGRGSQRPLILSRFGGPGAQRYQIGFSGDTIITWESLNYQPEFTATASNIGYGWWSNDIGGHTHGYKNDELYTRWVQLGCWSPILRLHSDNNPFNTREPWRYNEEARTIVEDTLRFRHRLIPYLYTMNARSASYDEPLIQPMYWDNPEADEAYNVPNQYRFGTELIVAPITSARSTVTHFGAEKIWLPAGRYVDIFTGIVYNRSGELTVHRPLNTVPVFAKQGSIIPLDAAYRPVSGSPNPPGLEILLVVGADGAFTLIEDDGTGHLVDDCGFSLISHDDIATSNSDDNGDDTVTFISTPITYKQSTGVLKIGPASPDPSTSDPAIPKHRSWKIRLLAHTPPKGTEIRVITTAPATRRNAKSLPFTLEKADNGTVISIDAVPVSHTIIIELCPSSPTSPSSNCGSGPTLDIINPNPHIWNILDKAWLDNEKKRDIWFCLDNNEPVLNK from the exons ATGTCAAAGGCACGCTACAACTTCAAGACGCGCCCGGTTGCGCACCCAGACGCCATTGTCGCGGGCGACAAGTACCGCTTTACCATCCTCACCGATGGCTTGTTGCGCTTTGAGTGGGCCGAGGACGGCCGCTTCGAGGACCGCGCAAGTACTTTTGCCATCAACCGCAAGCTGGCTGTTCCCGACTTCTATGTCTGGGATCGCGGTCACGGCATCGAGATTGTAACCAAGCGCTTCCACGTTGTGTACGACAAGAAGAAGTTTAGCGCCGAGGGCCTGAAGATACATCTCAAGGGGAATGTGACGGGTACATGGACATATGGCCAGCAAGTCTCCAATCTGGGTGGAACCACACGCACACTGGATGGAGTGAACGGCCGGGCCAACATTGGACCCGGTATACTGTCGAGAGAGGGTATGACTCCTTTGGATGACACCAAATCCATGCTCTTCGAGGACAACGGCTGGATCGCGGGACGCCGAGGTGGAGACAGGAGCGATCACTACATCTTCATGTACGGTCGCGACTACCGGGAAGCCATGCGCGCATTCTACGCAGTCTCGGGAAGCCAGCCTCTACTGCCACGATATGCCTTGGGCAACTGGTGGAGCCGATACCATGCTTACGACGAGAAGGAGTACCTCGCCTTGCACGATCATTTCGAAAAAGACGATGTACCGATGAATGTCGCAGTTGTGGATATGGACTGGCATCTTGTATGGGACATACCGGGTGGTTACAATGGCTGGACCGGATACACGTGGAACAAGAAGCTCTTCCCCGACCCTGATGCTTTTATGAAGAAGCTGCACGATCGGGGTATGAGATTAACATTGAACCTCCATCCCGCGGACGGTTTCAGGCCATTCGAGGACCAATATCCCGAAGTTGCCAAATACCTCGGTATCGATCCAGCGTCCAAGCAGACGATTCCGTTTGATTGTACGGACAAGAAGTTTATGGATGCCTACTTTGACGTTGTACACCACGACCATGAAAAGCGAGGTGTTGACTTTTGGTGGGTGGACTGGCAGCAGGGCAACACGTCCAAGATTCCTGGCGTAGACCCGCTTTGGGTACTCAACCACTTCCATTTCCTCGACTCTGGACGCGGCTCCCAGCGTCCACTGATTCTGTCGCGATTTGGTGGACCAGGAGCCCAGCGGTACCAGATTGGCTTTTCTGGCGATACCATCATCACCTGGGAGAGTCTAAACTACCAGCCCGAGTTCACAGCAACCGCCTCAAACATCGGGTATGGATGGTGGAGCAACGACATTGGCGGCCACACGCACGGCTACAAGAATGACGAGCTCTACACACGCTGGGTACAGCTAGGTTGCTGGTCACCCATCCTACGTCTCCACTCCGACAACAACCCCTTCAACACGCGTGAGCCGTGGCGCTACAACGAAGAAGCCCGCACTATAGTCGAAGACACTTTGCGCTTCCGCCACCGCCTCATCCCCTATCTCTACACGATGAACGCCCGCAGCGCCAGCTACGACGAACCCCTCATCCAACCCATGTACTGGGACAACCCCGAAGCAGACGAAGCCTACAACGTGCCCAACCAATACCGCTTCGGCACCGAACTCATCGTCGCGCCAATCACCTCGGCCCGCTCCACCGTCACGCATTTCGGTGCAGAGAAAATCTGGCTCCCAGCTGGTCGCTACGTCGACATCTTCACAGGCATCGTATACAACCGATCCGGCGAACTCACCGTCCATAGACCCTTGAACACCGTCCCTGTCTTCGCAAAACAAGGCTCCATCATCCCCCTCGACGCCGCCTACCGCCCCGTATCTGGCTCGCCCAACCCGCCTGGTTTGGAAATCCTCCTTGTGGTAGGCGCAGACGGGGCATTCACCCTCATCGAAGACGATGGGACTGGTCATCTCGTCGACGACTGTGGGTTTAGCCTCATCTCCCACGACGACATCGCCACCTCCAATAGTGATGACAACGGCGACGACACCGTAACGTTCATCTCCACACCAATCACCTACAAACAATCCACCGGCGTCTTGAAAATCGGTCCTGCATCCCCCGACCCATCAACCTCCGACCCAGCAATCCCCAAACACCGGTCTTGGAAAATCCGTCTTCTGGCGCACACTCCACCTAAAGGGACGGAAATCCGCGTCATCACCACCGCGCCAGCTACCCGCCGAAACGCCAAATCCCTCCCTTTCACCCTCGAAAAAGCGGACAACGGGACCGTGATTTCCATCGACGCAGTGCCTGTTTCTCACACCATCATCATCGAGTTATGCCCTTCTTCCCCTACCTCCCCGTCCTCCAATTGTGGAAGCGGCCCCACCCTAGACATCATAAACCCCAACCCCCACATCTGGAACATACTCGATAAAGCATGGTTGGACAACGAGAAGAAACGCGATATCTGGTTCTGTCTTGATAACAACGAGCCTGTGCTGAATAAA TAG
- a CDS encoding RpsJ, Ribosomal protein S10, with product MAAPRCMRSFLGPGKRVKITQQPAFTTRPCFSRNKSTRAEEDNERDSREDRDATLIEKLRVGLESGEMPLDQRLEDLGIDPVEYKTLYASQQKVNKRQQKFEPQTRKEAERRWKELQNTPDHLGLLKLYKRAGIEPIKLAKENDITLPTDPPPLDPQTAQALESLRTPLNVRAIHLRPLRRTPTHGVPTCDLQLRTYSVRGLILFADFAVRAAYYMGLCARGPIPLPRITERWTVPRSNFIFKKSQENFERMVTRML from the exons ATGGCCGCGCCACGATGTATGCGCTCTTTTCTGGGGCCGGGGAAGAGGGTCAAG ATTACACAACAACCCGCCTTTACCACACGACCGTGCTTTTCACGGAACAAGAGCACGCGCGCAGAAGAAGACAATGAGCGCGATTCGAGAGAGGATCGGGATGCGACACTGATTGAGAAGTTGAGGGTGGGTTTGGAGAGTGGGGAGATGCCGTTGGATCAGCGGTTGGAGGATCTGGGGATTGATCCTGTTGAGTATAAGAC ACTCTACGCCAGCCAACAAAAAGTCAACAAACGCCAACAAAAGTTTGAGCCTCAGACGCGCAAGGAAGCAGAACGACGATGGAAGGAACTACAAAACACACCCGATCATCTCGGCTTGTTGAAACTGTATAAACGTGCTGGTATCGAGCCGATTAAACTGGCAAA AGAAAACGACATAACACTCCCCACCGACCCTCCCCCCCTAGACCCGCAAACCGCCCAGGCCCTGGAATCCCTCCGCACCCCCCTCAACGTCCGCGCTATCCACCTCCGCCCCCTCCGCCGCACACCTACCCACGGCGTCCCCACCTGCGACCTTCAACTCCGCACCTACAGCGTCCGCGGCCTCATCCTCTTCGCCGACTTCGCCGTACGCGCCGCCTACTACATGGGTCTCTGCGCACGAGGCCCCATCCCCCTCCCCCGCATAACCGAGCGCTGGACCGTCCCACGCTCAAATTTCATCTTCAAAAAGTCCCAAGAGAACTTCGAGCGT ATGGTCACCCGGATGTTGTGA
- a CDS encoding Pnp, Purine nucleoside phosphorylase, with protein sequence MQDPLASPNAYARATATAAYIRSQLPPALQNPRVGIVCGSGLGGLADTIEAEPKVELAYGTIPNFPQSTVVGHAGKFVFGQIGPQKTPVALLVGRAHFYEGHTMDLVTFATRVCKILGIETMIVTNAAGGLNQTYHVGDIVCLNDHLNIAGLVGMHPLRGPNIEEFGTRFPPLSDAYDLDLRRRTHKAWKKLGLDQQKRKLHEGVYAFVGGPTYETRVECRMLNMLGADVVGMSTVPEIIVARHAGMRVLAFSLVTNVAVLDAGARGDDAEIQTMNRRELTEHMSKGKANHEEVLEAGREAAKDMQALVKQILSDLQDE encoded by the exons ATGCAAGACCCCCTCGCCTCCCCCAACGCCTACGCCCGcgcaacagcaacagcagcatACATCCGCTCGCAACTCCCCCCCGCACTGCAAAACCCACGCGTAGGCATCGTATGCGGCTCTGGTCTAGGCGGCCTCGCCGACACAATCGAGGCTGAGCCAAAAGTCGAATTGGCATATGGCACGATACCGAACTTCCCCCAGAGTACAG TCGTGGGACATGCGGGCAAGTTTGTGTTTGGGCAGATTGGGCCCCAGAAGACGCCTGTAGCGCTGCTTGTAGGACGAGCACA TTTCTATGAAGGACACACGATGGACTTGGTCACGTTCGCTACCCGCGTGTGCAAGATACTCGGCATTGAGACCATGATCG TCACAAACGCAGCTGGTGGTCTCAACCAGACTTACCACGTGGGAGACATAGTTTGCCTGAACGAT CACTTGAACATTGCCGGTCTCGTTGGTATGCATCCTCTGCGTGGCCCCAATATCGAGGAGTTTGGCACACGTTTCCCGCCTCTATCGGATGCGTATGACCTGGATCTCAGGAGACGTACTCACAAGGCGTGGAAGAAGCTGGGCCTCGACCAGCAGAAGCGGAAGTTACACGAGGGCGTGTATGCGTTTGTTGGTGGACCAAC CTACGAGACTCGTGTAGAGTGCCGAATGCTAAACATGCTTGGGGCTGACGTCGTGGGCATGTCGACTGTACCTGAAATCATCGTCGCACGACACGCTGGCATGCGTGTTCTTGCTTTCAGTCTGGTGACAAATGTCGCTGTATTGGATGCAGGCGCTCGTGGAGACGATGCAGAGATCCAAACGATGAACAGGAGAGAACTGACTGAGCACATGAGCAAAGGCAAGGCGAACCATGAGGAGGTCTTGGAGGCAGGACGAGAGGCAGCCAAGGATATGCAGGCGTTGGTCAAGCAGATCCTGTCTGATCTTCAGGACGAATAG
- a CDS encoding Mdh, Malate-lactate dehydrogenase, with the protein MVKAVVAGASGGIGQPLSLLLKNCQLVDELALYDVVNTPGVAADLSHISTPATVKGYLPKDDGLKDALTGADIVVIPAGIPRKPGMTRDDLFKINAGIVKDLIEGVSKFCPKAFVLVISNPVNSTVPIAAEVLKKAGVFDPKKLFGVTTLDVVRAETFVAEITGEKNPGKLYIPVIGGHSGATIVPLFSQAKPSVEIPADKMEALVNRVQFGGDEVVKAKDGAGSATLSMAYAGYRFAEKIIKASKGEKGIVEPSYVYLPGVEGGDAIAKATGTDYFSVPIELGPNGAEKAIDVVSSANDQEKALLKACYNDLSGNITKGVEFVANPPAK; encoded by the exons ATGGTCAAGGCCGTAGTAGCAGGAGCGTCTGGAGGCATTGGACAG CCCCTCTCATTGCTCCTCAAGAACTGCCAGCTCGTCGATGAGCTTGCCCTCTACGATGTCGTCAACACACCCGGTGTCGCTGCCGATCTGTCACACATCTCCACACCAGCG ACTGTAAAAGGCTACCTTCCCAAGGATGATGGCCTCAAGGATGCTCTGACTGGCGCCGACATCGTTGTCATCCCCGCCGGTATTCCTC GCAAGCCTGGTATGACCCGTGATGATCTCTTCAAGATCAACGCTGGCATCGTCAAGGATCTCATCGAAGGCGTTTCCAAGTTCTGCCCCAAGGCCTTTGTTCTTGTCATCTCCAACCCCGTCAACTCCACAGTTCCCATTGCCGCCGAGGTGCTGAAGAAGGCTGGTGTCTTTGACCCCAAGAAGCTCTTTGGTGTCACAACCCTCGATGTTGTCCGTGCCGAGACCTTTGTTGCCGAGATCACTGGCGAGAAGAACCCCGGCAAGCTGTACATTCCTGTCATCGGCGGTCACTCTGGCGCCACAATTGTTCCCCTTTTCAGCCAGGCCAAGCCAAGTGTTGAAATCCCGGCCGACAAGATGGAGGCTCTAGTCAACCGCGTCCAGTTTGGTGGTGACGAAGTTGTCAAGGCAAAGGATGGCGCTGGTTCAGCCACTCTTTCTATGGCTTACGCTGGATACCG CTTCGCCGAGAAGATCATCAAGGCCTCCAAGGGCGAGAAGGGTATTGTCGAGCCCAGCTACGTCTACCTTCCTGGTGTAGAAGGCGGAGACGCCATTGCCAAGGCCACAGGCACTGACTACTTTTCTGTACCCATTGAGCTTGGT CCAAACGGTGCCGAGAAGGCCATCGACGTCGTCAGCAGTGCCAACGACCAAGAGAAGGCTCTCCTCAAGGCATGCTACAACGATCTGTCAGGAAACATCACGAAGGGTGTCGAGTTCGTCGCAAACCCTCCTGCGAAATAG
- a CDS encoding rRNA-processing protein FCF2, producing MELPTHQPPVDDDTDEELSDEQIRDLLNEAAVRMRAEAAQPAVKTDAPFRLPKLQPGQIANTYEKTDGNITRLDHSKLVDKTQQALANGIKKIEDPLQIKKQEQEEKKANAGAQWFNMPKTDLTPELRRDLQLLKMRSVLDPKRHYKKDNSKNDVPAFSQVGTVIEGPTEFFSSRLKNKERKQTMLEEVIAQEQDSGRFNRKYQDIQTTKSSGKKAYYNALKAKRSKGKVVKP from the exons ATGGAGTTGCCAACGCACCAGCCGCCCGTCGACGACGACACCGATGAAGAGCTTTCTGATGAGCAAATTCGGGACCTGCTCAATGAGGCGGCCGTCCGCATGCGCGCAGAGGCAGCTCAACCTGCCGTCAAAACGGACGCTCCGTTTAGGTTGCCGAAGCTGCAGCCTGGTCAAATCGCCAATACTTACGAAAAGACTGACGGCAATATCACGCGTCTAGATCATTCCAAGCTTGTCGACAAGACGCAACAGGCTCTGGCTAATGGCATCAAGAAGATTGAGGATCCGCTCCAAATCAAGAAGCAGGAGCAAGAG GAGAAGAAAGCAAACGCTGGCGCACAATGGTTCAACATGCCCAAGACCGATCTCACCCCAGAATTGCGCCGAGACCTGCAGCTCTTGAAGATGAGGAGTGTCCTTGACCCGAAGCGTCACTACAAAAAGGATAACTCGAAGAACGACGTTCCCGCATTTTCTCAAGTTGGCACCGTTATCGAAGGCCCAACAGAGTTCTTCAGCAGTCGTCTAAAGAACAAGGAGCGCAAACAGACTATGCTAGAGGAGGTTATCGCCCAGGAGCAAGACAGTGGCCGCTTCAACCGCAAGTACCAGGATATTCAGACGACCAAGTCAAGCGGAAAGAAGGCCTATTACAATGCGCTCAAAGCCAAGCGAAGCAAAGGCAAGGTGGTAAAACCTTGA
- a CDS encoding WD40 repeat protein: MNHYPPRVMGGPQAGPAQRLNELLDSIKTEFETESQRSVEYEGQISRHIQEIELIRGKVYSLEQSHNQMKSKYEERIAQLERELEARGGPSQNSQHHGPSQPQPPQIGHGPSNLFGGIMAGSAAQGGPGLAPPPQEPPQGHGMPPQLGGPQGPPGPPGPPQHFGGYQPGPPSVNGYGQPPQPTASPGAKRPGPARGPPNPATPQQNNPAPYPGSPQVPRPTPPPHHQQNALMAANHIPLRESNILADLDIEQLPENLKKEGSDWFAVFNPRSRRVLDVDLIHNLPHQSVVCCVRFSLDGRYVATGCNRSAQIFDVETGSPVAHLQDGSLPEDGDLYIRSVCFSPNGQYLATGAEDKVIRVWDIASRTIKHQFTGHEQDIYSLDFARNGKIIASGSGDRSVRLWDLESNMQVSNFSIEDGVTTVAISPDNLYVAAGSLDKSVRVWDIQTGQLVVRLEGEHGHKDSVYSVAFAPSGNRLVSGSLDKTIKMWELSTTNRFVPGGNHPTGKCIRTFEGHKDFVLSVALTPHGDWVLSGSKDRGVQFWDPHTGVAQLMLQGHKNSVISVAPSPTGGVFATGSGDMRARIWRFDRYQGA; encoded by the exons ATGAACCACTACCCTCCCCGTGTCATGGGCGGTCCTCAGGCCGGCCCAGCCCAGCGCCTCAACGAGCTGCTCGACAGCATCAAGACGGAATTCGAGACTGAATCTCAGCGCAGCGTCGAATATGAAGGCCAGA TCAGCCGGCACATCCAGGAGATAGAACTCATCCGGGGAAAAGTCTACTCACTCGAGCAGTCGCACAACCAGATGAAATCAAA ATATGAAGAGCGCATTGCCCAGCTGGAACGTGAGCTCGAGGCTCGCGGCGGCCCCAGCCAGAACTCGCAGCACCACGGCCCCTCTCAACCCCAGCCGCCCCAGATCGGCCACGGTCCTAGCAACTTGTTTGGCGGTATAATGGCAGGCAGCGCTGCTCAGGGTGGTCCGGGCCTAGCCCCTCCTCCACAGGAGCCACCCCAGGGTCATGGCATGCCACCACAGTTGGGAGGTCCCCAGGGCCCGCCAGGCCCCCCTGGTCCCCCACAGCACTTTGGTGGCTACCAGCCCGGCCCTCCATCTGTGAATG GCTACGGTCAGCCCCCACAGCCAACTGCTTCGCCTGGTGCTAAGCGTCCAGGTCCTGCCCGCGGTCCCCCCAACCCCGCCACTCCTCAGCAGAACAATCCTGCTCCCTACCCCGGATCCCCCCAGGTTCCGCGACCCACCCCACCGCCTCATCATCAACAGAATGCATTGATGGCAGCCAACCATATTCCTCTCAGAGAGAGCAACATTCTTGCCGATCTTGACATCGAGCAATTGCCTGAAAacttgaagaaagaaggcAGTGATTGGTTCGCTGTTTTCAACCCTCGTTCAAGGCGAGTGCTCGATGTTGATCTTATTCATAACTTGCCACATCAAAGTGTTGTGTGCTGTGTTCGTTTCAGCTTGGACGGTAGATATGTCGCCACAGGTTGCAATCGCTCGGCACAGATTTTCGACGTCGAGACTGGTAGCCCTGTCGCACACCTCCAGGACGGAAGTTTGCCAGAAGATGGGGATCTCTACATCAGGAGTGTCTGCTTCAGTCCCAATGGCCAATACCTAGCCACTGGTGCTGAGGACAAGGTCATCAGG GTCTGGGACATTGCCAGCCGTACCATCAAGCACCAATTCACCGGTCACGAGCAGGACATTTATTCGCTCGATTTCGCCAGGAATGGCAAGATCATCGCCTCGGGTAGTGGCGACAGGAGCGTGCGTCTCTGGGATCTCGAATCCAACATGCAAGTTTCAAACTTCTCCATCGAAGACGGCGTTACCACTGTCGCCATCTCCCCCGACAATCTTTACGTGGCTGCTGGATCGCTCGACAAGAGCGTCCGTGTATGGGACATCCAAACCGGCCAACTCGTTGTCCGACTCGAAGGCGAGCACGGCCACAAGGACAGCGTCTACAGCGTAGCCTTCGCTCCTTCCGGCAACCGCCTCGTCAGCGGCAGTCTAGACAAGACGATCAAAATGTGGGAGCTATCAACCACCAACCGCTTCGTCCCCGGCGGAAACCACCCCACTGGAAAATGCATCCGCACATTCGAAGGCCACAAGGACTTTGTTCTCTCCGTCGCTCTCACCCCCCATGGCGACTGGGTACTCAGTGGTTCCAAGGACCGCGGCGTCCAGTTCTGGGACCCCCACACCGGTGTCGCTCAACTCATGTTGCAGGGACACAAGAACTCTG TCATCTCCGTGGCCCCTAGTCCCACTGGCGGCGTCTTCGCTACTGGAAGTGGTGACATGCGCGCGAGGATTTGGAGGTTCGACAGGTACCAAGGCGCTTAG
- a CDS encoding trafficking protein particle complex subunit 6B: MAYRITADLAQREEEWIRGSSVGEKGRLSSSGGMSGPGGGMGGVGGDAASTTAGTARGTDGGPVGGLGAGTATVDDEEAREAVFHRLESLGYRVGLGVVERVSRQTPRPTTPLDCIKFLCKDLWTLLFRKQIDNLKTNHRGIYVLTDNTFKPLGRMSFDTKKYDAAMQAALVAQTGDVALGRDANSQARVQPFLYFPAGLIRGCLASLGIQATVTAESAALPGATFQIRTAGAKN, encoded by the exons ATGGCCTACCGCATAACCGCCGACCTGGCGCAACGCGAGGAAGAATGGATACGCGGATCTAGTGTTGGGGAAAAAGGGCGGTTGAGTTCTTCTGGGGGAATGAGCGGACCTGGTGGAGGAATGGGAGGAGTAGGAGGAGATGCAGCAAGTACAACAGCAGGAACAGCACGAGGAACAGATGGTGGGCCGGTGGGGGGACTAGGCGCGGGAACAGCGACTGTAGATGATGAGGAGGCGAGGGAAGCTGTGTTTCATCGGTTGGAAAGTTTGGGGTATAGGGTTGGTCTTGGTGTTGTTGAGAG AGTATCCCGACAAACACCCCGCCCAACAACCCCATTAGACTGCATAAAATTCCTCTGCAAAGACCTCTGGACCCTCCTCTTCCGCAAGCAAATCGACAACCTAAAAACAAACCACCGCGGCATCTACGTGTTGACGGACAATACTTTCAAACCACTCGGTCGCATGTCGTTTGATACGAAGAAATACGATGCTGCCATGCAGGCGGCGTTGGTGGCGCAGACGGGTGATGTGGCGCTGGGTCGGGATGCGAATTCTCAGGCGAGGGTACAGCCATTTCTGTATTTTCCTGCGGGCTTGATAAGGGGGTGTCTGGCTAGTTTGGGGATTCAGGCCACGGTTACGGCAGAGAGTGCGGCGTTGCCGGGAGCGACTTTTCAGATACGGACGGCGGGGGCGAAGAATTGA
- a CDS encoding Glycos-transf-1 multi-domain protein, producing the protein MSHLQVPTQRPMLRRQTTQERRQKSLTAFKSSESLQKLKEQAGTLNATVEAIYAGLSATQSDDGELFYCVALHDGTYPVDCQDKALGFSRSVTRSIRLSDDSSEAGSGISTPMSVVSVAETPEAVEEAFIDYLRSYREAKLSKPMGASLTAELDQLSPHLAVRLWAELDILPFIFPVEKNEEHTSMSLDQQAEYMARKTVKQFNVKGELPVQIGPRRQVLVDLDGKVRISELESYNSTTKVETTGAATMHYVDSLKKNSTKIAFFNSTAQGGGVALMRHALMRYLRLVDVDCKWYVPYGKSNIFRITKDNHNILQGVAKAGERLTDDKIKKLDAWVAEEADKCHWTETGGPLAARTDGGADVIVVDDPQMPSLVKIAKENDPDRPVIFRSHIQVRADLADKEGTATSEVWNWIWNHVKGCDVFISHPVRAFVPKSVDAKKVGYMPATTDWLDGLNKHMDPWDEQYYIHEFKVQCFGAGQRQILLPDRKFIVQIARFDPAKGIPDVLASYARLRKVYMKDTPLLDIPQLVIAGHGAVDDPDATKIFKETEDALKGEYAEFKDDVVIMRIGPSDQMLNALMSCAHVALQLSTREGFEIKVSEALRKGTPIIATRAGGIPLQVREGKSGFLVKPGDHDAVAKHLYDLFTDTELHSTMSEYAGKHVSDEVSTVGNALSWLYLADELAKGEKLVPNGQWINDMARKKAGIPYEKNEDILVRNVDLTAN; encoded by the exons ATGTCACATCTCCAAGTGCCCACGCAGCGGCCAATGTTGCGTCGCCAAACAACGCAAGAGCGGCGCCAGAAGAGTCTGACTGCATTCAAATCATCTGAATCACTTCAAAAGCTCAAGGAACAGGCTGGCACTCTCAATGCAACTGTCGAG GCTATATACGCCGGCTTATCTGCCACGCAATCCGACGACGGCGAGTTGTTCTATTGTGTTGCCCTCCACGACGGCACCTATCCAGTCGACTGCCAAGACAAGGCCCTTGGCTTCTCCAGGAGTGTCACCAGGAGTATCCGTTTGTCTGATGACTCTTCCGAGGCCGGATCGGGAATCTCCACGCCCATGTCGGTGGTGTCGGTGGCTGAGACCCCAGAAGCTGTAGAAGAGGCATTCATCGACTACCTCCGTAGTTACCGAGAGGCGAAACTCTCCAAACCCATGGGCGCATCTTTGACAGCCGAACTCGATCAATTGAGCCCCCATCTGGCCGTACGCTTGTGGGCTGAGTTGGACATTCTCCCATTCATCTTCCCAGTTGAGAAGAATGAGGAACACACGTCCATGTCATTGGATCAACAAGCCGAGTACATGGCCAGGAAGACTGTCAAGCAATTCAACGTCAAGGGCGAGTTGCCCGTCCAGATAGGACCCCGCCGCCAGGTGCTGGTCGACCTCGACGGCAAGGTACGCATATCGGAATTGGAGAGTTACAATTCCACCACCAAAGTCGAGACAACTGGGGCTGCAACCATGCACTACGTCGATTCACTGAAGAAGAACAGCACCAAGATTGCTTTCTTCAATAGTACCGCACAGGGTGGTGGCGTAGCCCTGATGAGGCACGCTCTCATGCGATATTTGCGTCTGGTCGATGTTGATTGCAAATG GTACGTGCCATATGGAAAGAGTAACATCTTCAGGATCACCAAGGACAACCACAACATTCTTCAGGGTGTTGCCAAAGCTGGCGAGCGTCTCACTGATGACAAGATCAAGAAACTCGACGCCTGGGTCGCAGAAGAGGCTGACAAGTGTCACTGGACAGAAACCGGCGGCCCGCTCGCCGCTCGGACGGACGGTGGTGCTGACGTTATCGTTGTCGACGACCCACAAATGCCGAGTCTTGTCAAAATTGCCAAAGAGAATGATCCAGATCGCCCCGTCATCTTCCGCAGCCACATTCAGGTCCGAGCCGATCTCGCTGACAAAGAGGGCACCGCGACCTCTGAAGTATGGAACTGGATTTGGAACCACGTCAAGGGCTGCGACGTCTTCATCAGCCACCCCGTGCGCGCCTTCGTTCCCAAGTCGGTTGATGCAAAGAAGGTAGGATATATGCCCGCGACTACCGACTGGCTGGATGGTCTGAACAAACACATGGATCCCTGGGATGAACAGTACTACATCCACGAATTCAAGGTGCAGTGCTTTGGAGCTGGTCAGCGTCAGATTCTTCTCCCAGACCGGAAATTCATTGTCCAAATCGCTCGTTTCGATCCGGCCAAAGGTATCCCGGATGTTCTCGCATCATACGCCCGACTACGCAAGGTGTACATGAAGGACACTCCTCTATTGGACATTCCACAGCTTGTCATTGCAGGCCATGGCGCCGTCGACGATCCGGACGCCACGAAGATCTTCAAGGAAACTGAAGATGCTCTCAAGGGCGAGTATGCGGAGTTCAAAGACGACGTGGTCATCATGCGTATCGGCCCGTCTGACCAAATGCTCAACGCACTGATGTCGTGTGCTCATGTTGCCCTTCAGTTGTCCACGCGCGAGGGCTTCGAAATCAAAGTCAGTGAGGCGCTCCGCAAAGGCACTCCAATCATCGCGACTCGCGCTGGTGGTATTCCACTCCAGGTCCGCGAAGGCAAATCTGGCTTCCTTGTCAAGCCTGGCGACCACGATGCAGTTGCGAAGCACCTGTACGATCTTTTTACCGATACGGAGCTTCATTCGACCATGTCAGAGTACGCCGGCAAGCATGTCAGTGACGAGGTCAGCACCGTGGGCAATGCATTGTCGTGGTTATACCTGGCAGATGAGCTTGCCAAGGGCGAGAAGCTTGTGCCCAATGGTCAATGGATCAATGATATGGCAAGGAAGAAGGCGGGCATTCCTTACGAGAAGAACGAGGATATCTTGGTGCGCAACGTAGATCTGACGGCCAACTGA